One region of Phycicoccus sp. M110.8 genomic DNA includes:
- a CDS encoding MFS transporter: MTATASLTPAAAAPPRTARTDSTALFVLCAVQLLLVVDVSVVNIGLGALRRDLGVSTEATPWVVAAYSLTYGGLLLLGGRAGDLMGRRRALQLGVLVFGLASLLAGLAPSTAMVLAARAGQGVGSALAAPAVLALLATTFPQPARRARAMALYAAMSGAGAALGLVGGGLLVQAVSWRAVFLINIPVVAGSSPSRRACCPRHRVAPTG; the protein is encoded by the coding sequence ATGACCGCCACCGCATCCCTCACCCCGGCGGCTGCCGCACCACCCCGCACGGCTCGGACGGACAGCACCGCCCTGTTCGTCCTGTGCGCCGTCCAGCTGCTGCTCGTCGTCGACGTCAGCGTCGTCAACATCGGCCTCGGCGCGCTCCGCCGCGACCTGGGGGTCTCGACCGAGGCGACACCGTGGGTCGTCGCGGCATACTCCCTCACCTACGGCGGCCTGCTCCTCCTCGGCGGCCGGGCCGGGGACCTGATGGGGCGTCGCCGGGCCCTGCAGCTCGGCGTGCTCGTGTTCGGCCTGGCCAGCCTGCTGGCCGGCCTGGCCCCCAGCACCGCCATGGTCCTGGCTGCCCGGGCGGGCCAGGGGGTCGGCTCGGCGCTCGCCGCACCGGCAGTGCTCGCGCTGCTCGCGACCACGTTCCCCCAACCGGCGCGGCGGGCTCGCGCCATGGCGCTGTATGCCGCCATGTCCGGTGCCGGCGCTGCGCTGGGCCTGGTCGGTGGCGGCCTGCTGGTCCAGGCGGTGTCCTGGCGAGCGGTGTTCCTCATCAACATCCCCGTGGTGGCGGGGTCCTCGCCCTCGCGCCGCGCGTGCTGCCCGAGACACCGCGTCGCGCCCACGGGCTAG
- a CDS encoding GNAT family N-acetyltransferase codes for MITLELVPAAAMEAMLEDDLATAGDVHGRPLPPFFLQEKWLWRIRLGQVRSCSPDAPWLVRAAVREPGGVVVGHAGFHGRPDATGMVEVGYTIIPEHRGHGYAHEVLAALVEEARASQDVAVVRATVSPDNEASLAVVRRAGFVHVGEQWDDEDGLELVFEKVLARSAAGE; via the coding sequence GTGATCACGTTGGAGCTCGTGCCGGCAGCGGCCATGGAGGCGATGCTCGAGGACGACCTGGCCACGGCCGGTGACGTGCACGGGCGGCCGTTGCCGCCGTTCTTCCTCCAGGAGAAGTGGCTGTGGCGGATCCGGCTGGGCCAGGTGCGCAGCTGCTCGCCGGATGCGCCCTGGCTCGTCCGCGCGGCGGTGCGCGAGCCGGGCGGTGTGGTGGTCGGGCACGCCGGTTTTCACGGCCGGCCCGACGCGACCGGAATGGTCGAGGTCGGCTACACCATCATCCCCGAGCACCGCGGCCACGGCTACGCGCACGAGGTGCTGGCTGCCCTCGTCGAGGAGGCGAGGGCGTCCCAGGACGTGGCCGTCGTCCGCGCCACGGTCAGCCCCGACAACGAGGCGTCGTTGGCCGTCGTCCGCCGCGCGGGGTTCGTCCACGTCGGCGAGCAGTGGGACGACGAGGACGGGCTCGAGCTCGTCTTCGAGAAGGTGCTGGCGAGGTCGGCCGCAGGGGAGTGA
- a CDS encoding cupin domain-containing protein: MTTTSSPLDVRLADARPVVTPAATMRTYASPSGPAPASIAVWRTEMAAGAAGPLHTVSEDQVLVLVQGSLSATVGDEQLDLRADDAVVLPAGADRRLTAGPDGATAVVSSVPGATARVGDGDPVPVPWAR, encoded by the coding sequence GTGACCACCACGTCCTCCCCCCTCGACGTCCGGCTGGCCGACGCCCGTCCGGTCGTCACCCCCGCCGCGACCATGCGCACCTACGCCTCCCCTTCCGGGCCAGCACCGGCGTCGATCGCCGTCTGGCGCACCGAGATGGCCGCCGGAGCGGCGGGCCCGCTGCACACTGTCAGCGAGGACCAGGTCCTCGTCCTGGTGCAGGGCAGCCTCTCCGCCACCGTCGGCGACGAGCAGCTCGACCTCCGGGCCGACGACGCCGTCGTCCTTCCCGCAGGAGCCGATCGCCGGCTGACGGCCGGCCCCGACGGTGCCACCGCCGTCGTCTCGTCCGTGCCGGGCGCAACCGCCCGCGTCGGCGACGGGGACCCCGTCCCCGTGCCGTGGGCGCGATAG